The Agrococcus sp. ProA11 genomic sequence CCTGCAGTCGGGTGAGGTGCACGTGATCGACAACCCGCAGCCGGATGCGATCGCGGCCGCCGATGGCACGACGATCGAGCACATCGACGCCCCGCGTCCCGGTTCCGTGAACCGCATCGAGCTCAACAGCGGGCAGGCGCCGTTCGACGACGTGCGCGTGCGCGAGGCGTTCATCCGCGCGGCCGACCCGAATCCCGGCATCGAGAACCTCTACCGCGGCACCGCGACCCGGTCGTACTCGCCGCTGGCGAGCACGGAGCCGCTCGCGCACGAGGACCCGACGCTGTTCACGACGGATGTCGATGCGGCGAACGATCTGCTCGATGACGCAGGCTGGACGGAGCGCGACACCGACGGCGTCCGCATGCGAGACGGCGAGCGGCTGACGGTGCGATTCCCCGTCAGCACGAACCAGTCCGTCGCGGCGGAGCAGTCGCTGTTCGAGCAGATCCAGGCCAATGCCGCCGGGGTCGGCTTCGACGTGCAGCTGGCGCCGCTCGATCTCAGCGCCTGGTACGGCGCGCTCGGCGAGAACGCCTACGAAGCCGTCAGCGCGCCCTACACGAAGGTCGGACCCGACGTGCTGCGGATTCTCTACCACTCGAGCGGCATCGTCCCGGCACCCAGCGGCTACTTCGCCAATCACGCGCAGCTGAGCGACCCGGCGCTGGATGCGCTGCTCGACGAGGCCGCGGCCACCGTCGACGAGGCCGACCGGGCCGACCTCTACACCCAGGCGCAGCAGATGATCCTCGAGAGCTTCACGGTGCTGCCGCTCTACGACCAGCAGAACCACTTCCTGGTGAGCGGCGCCGAGGGCGTGCGCGTGCTCGGCACGGTCGCGACGCCGACCTTCATCGACGCGCGCCTCACGGACTGAGCGGCACGTGCGGGGGCTGCGCTGGGCGCTCGGCAAGCTCGGCGCGGCACTGCTCGTCGTCTGGGTCGTGGCGACGCTCGTCTTCTTCGCGCTGCGGGTCTCCGGCGATCCGCTCGAGGCCATCCTGGGCGGGCCCGGCTCGCAGGCGAGTCCCGAGGCGGTCGCGGCGGCGCGCGCCGAGTACGGGCTCGATCAGCCCCTGCTCGTGCAGTACCTCGTGCAGCTCGCGCGCATCGGGACGCTGCAGCTGGGCGACTCGTTCGCCCGCAAGCAGCCGGTGGCCGAGCTCATCGGCGAGCAGCTCGCCCCGACGCTGCTGCTGGCGACGCTCGCGCTGATCCTCGCCTGGCTGCTCGCGATCACGGGCGCGACCATCGCCGTGCACGGGCGCGGCCGGTTCGGGCGCGCGGTCTCGCGCGTGCTGCGCGGCATCGAGGTGGTCGCCACCGTCACCCCGCAGTTCTGGCTCGGCGCCGTGCTCATCCTGGTCTTCGTCGTGGGACTCGGGCTGCTGCCGGCCACGAGCGCAGGCACGGACCCGGCCGGGCTCGTGCTGCCGGTGGTCACGCTCGCGGTCCCGATCGCGGGCTTCCTCGGCCAGGTCATGCAGGCACAGCTCGACGATGCCGACCGTGCGCCGTTCGCGACGAGCGCCCGCGCGCGCGGTGCCTCGGAGGCATGGGTGCTGTGGCGGCACACGCTGCGGCACGCGAGCATCCCCGCCGTCGCGCTGTCGGGATGGGCGTACGGCAGCCTCCTCAGCGGCGCCGTCGTGGTGGAATCGCTCTTCGCCCGGCCCGGCCTCGGCCGCCTGCTGCTCGATGCCGCCAACGCTCGGGACGTGCCGCTCGTGATCGGTGCCGTCGTCGCCGTCGCCGTCATCTACGTCGCGATCGTGATCCTGAGCGACGTGGTCGAGCTGCTCCTCGACCCGCGGCTGGTCGAGCCGCGCACGTCCGCGACCGCGGCCGATCTGACGGTGGGCGGATGAGCGTCGCGACCGAGCACCGCTCCACGCGGCTCGCGCTGCTCGCGCGCACCTGGGGCGTGTCCGGCATCGCCGCGCTCGTCGCGCTCGTCCTGCTCGTCGTCGCGGTCGTCGCGCCGTGGCTCATCGCCCCGGGGGATCCGCTCGCCGTGGCACCGGCCGATGGATTCCAGCCGCCCTCACTCTCGCACCCGTTCGGCACCGACGAATCGGGCCGAGACCTCTTCACTCGCGTCGTCCACGGTGCCGCGCCGTCGGCCGGCATCGGGATGGCCGCCACGGCGATCGGCATCGGCATCGGCCTCGTGCTCGGCTTCGCGTCGGGGCTCGGCCCGCGCTGGCTCGATGCGGCGCTCGGCCGCGTCATCGAGGTGCTCTTCGCCCTGCCGACGCTCGTCCTCGCACTGCTGCTGGTCGCGGTGATCGGACCGGGCTC encodes the following:
- a CDS encoding ABC transporter substrate-binding protein, translated to MRMRPAHSIPLLATVAATALVLAACTAAPGETEAPPAVEGGTLVYATGDAEPTCLDPHVGGNYPQALLSTQYLEPLVGRDAEGVIQPWLATEWEVSDDGLTWDFTLRDDVTFTDGTPFDAEAVRANVEHVQDPETQSSTGYLAMAKVAEVEAVEPTHARFHLSAPDSALLESLSQQWTAIQSPAGIARGMDANCAAPIGTGPFIVDEWTPQQQVTLVRNDDYSTPGPEAENTAVAHLDELIWRFIPDAATRYAALQSGEVHVIDNPQPDAIAAADGTTIEHIDAPRPGSVNRIELNSGQAPFDDVRVREAFIRAADPNPGIENLYRGTATRSYSPLASTEPLAHEDPTLFTTDVDAANDLLDDAGWTERDTDGVRMRDGERLTVRFPVSTNQSVAAEQSLFEQIQANAAGVGFDVQLAPLDLSAWYGALGENAYEAVSAPYTKVGPDVLRILYHSSGIVPAPSGYFANHAQLSDPALDALLDEAAATVDEADRADLYTQAQQMILESFTVLPLYDQQNHFLVSGAEGVRVLGTVATPTFIDARLTD
- a CDS encoding ABC transporter permease — translated: MSVATEHRSTRLALLARTWGVSGIAALVALVLLVVAVVAPWLIAPGDPLAVAPADGFQPPSLSHPFGTDESGRDLFTRVVHGAAPSAGIGMAATAIGIGIGLVLGFASGLGPRWLDAALGRVIEVLFALPTLVLALLLVAVIGPGSTASIIAIGAATAPGYARILRARVRGVARSGYVEYARLEGTGRVRTFLRHTAPNSLWPLAAVATLGIGQAIVWVSSLSFLGLGAVPPSPEWGAMLNAGRVYIATAWWMTVFPGLAIVATATALTLVGRRLAASEER
- a CDS encoding ABC transporter permease, with the translated sequence MRGLRWALGKLGAALLVVWVVATLVFFALRVSGDPLEAILGGPGSQASPEAVAAARAEYGLDQPLLVQYLVQLARIGTLQLGDSFARKQPVAELIGEQLAPTLLLATLALILAWLLAITGATIAVHGRGRFGRAVSRVLRGIEVVATVTPQFWLGAVLILVFVVGLGLLPATSAGTDPAGLVLPVVTLAVPIAGFLGQVMQAQLDDADRAPFATSARARGASEAWVLWRHTLRHASIPAVALSGWAYGSLLSGAVVVESLFARPGLGRLLLDAANARDVPLVIGAVVAVAVIYVAIVILSDVVELLLDPRLVEPRTSATAADLTVGG